In Nitratiruptor sp. YY09-18, a single window of DNA contains:
- a CDS encoding VWA domain-containing protein, with product MHFVNFEFFPLMLLPSLILLYLVLTNKSLIERVFNDEILAKLRIDQGLSKKVRLSLLFSALFMMIVAMARPVYQKGVVEVESLQGNLVVALDISRSMRAKDIYPDRIHFAKKKIEDLLGRLENIAVGVETFGNGAYILTPPTADKEALLYLLDKLNIDNLIAQGTDFLAALSSANMLLKDYKEKNVLLVTDGGDKSEFSKEIAYAKAHHLRVYVLGVGTAKGAPIPDGAGGYVQYAGKIVITKRNDAIAALAHATGGKYVVARLDNKDIDELLQLLKEVQKTKKSQKIVDQVEFYPYFVALALLFLALSFFDIPGKGVVFVLPLVLNVHLHAGLSDFKVIKEAKDAYKRGNYKEAARLLGQIAKEKGSPQSYYDYANALYKNKEYKRAIENYNRVQTENKELEFKKLYNLGNSYFMLQNYQKAIEMYQKALAIKDDEDARYNLELAKKMLKKKQQQSNKQKQNQQKQQKQQHNQNNQQKNQQQKQKEEEQKQQKQETQQLKSGQKNQPITNREEKKWLRQLKREQNSALLYKIPDNLIKKEEKNENPW from the coding sequence ATGCATTTTGTCAATTTTGAATTTTTTCCATTGATGCTGTTGCCTTCACTCATACTACTCTATTTGGTACTGACAAATAAAAGCCTCATAGAGCGGGTTTTCAATGATGAAATATTGGCAAAACTGCGTATCGATCAGGGACTATCGAAGAAAGTACGCCTCTCACTCCTCTTTAGTGCGCTGTTTATGATGATTGTTGCTATGGCAAGGCCGGTATACCAAAAAGGAGTAGTAGAGGTAGAGAGTCTTCAGGGTAATCTTGTAGTCGCCTTGGATATCTCTCGCTCAATGCGGGCAAAGGATATCTATCCAGATCGCATACACTTTGCAAAAAAAAAGATAGAGGATCTGCTGGGGCGATTAGAAAACATTGCTGTTGGAGTTGAGACTTTTGGGAATGGTGCTTATATCCTTACGCCTCCAACAGCTGATAAAGAGGCGCTGCTTTATCTACTTGATAAATTAAATATCGATAATCTCATAGCGCAGGGGACTGACTTTTTGGCTGCACTTTCAAGTGCAAATATGTTACTAAAAGATTATAAAGAAAAGAATGTACTTTTAGTAACTGATGGAGGGGATAAGAGCGAATTTAGCAAAGAGATTGCATATGCAAAAGCGCATCATCTGCGCGTATACGTACTAGGGGTTGGTACTGCAAAGGGTGCGCCGATTCCAGATGGTGCAGGAGGTTATGTACAGTATGCTGGCAAAATAGTAATAACCAAGCGAAATGATGCTATAGCAGCTCTTGCACATGCTACAGGTGGGAAGTATGTAGTTGCTCGCCTAGATAACAAAGATATCGATGAGCTGCTACAGCTTTTAAAAGAGGTGCAAAAGACAAAAAAGAGCCAGAAAATAGTTGATCAAGTGGAGTTTTATCCTTACTTTGTTGCCTTGGCACTGCTTTTTTTGGCTCTGAGTTTTTTCGATATTCCTGGCAAAGGTGTGGTCTTTGTATTGCCTCTTGTGTTGAATGTGCATCTGCATGCGGGTTTGAGTGACTTTAAGGTGATCAAAGAGGCAAAAGATGCCTATAAGCGTGGTAATTACAAAGAGGCTGCAAGGCTATTAGGGCAGATTGCCAAAGAAAAAGGCTCACCCCAGAGCTATTATGACTATGCAAATGCTCTTTACAAAAACAAAGAATACAAAAGAGCGATAGAGAATTATAACAGGGTGCAAACAGAAAACAAGGAGCTAGAATTCAAAAAACTCTACAATCTTGGCAATAGCTACTTTATGCTCCAAAATTATCAAAAAGCGATCGAGATGTACCAAAAGGCTCTTGCAATCAAGGATGATGAGGATGCAAGATATAATCTCGAATTAGCAAAAAAAATGCTCAAAAAGAAGCAGCAACAAAGTAATAAGCAAAAGCAAAATCAACAAAAACAGCAAAAGCAGCAACACAATCAAAATAATCAGCAAAAAAATCAACAGCAAAAGCAAAAGGAAGAGGAACAAAAGCAGCAAAAGCAAGAAACGCAACAACTAAAAAGTGGCCAAAAGAATCAACCAATTACAAACAGAGAAGAGAAAAAGTGGCTTAGACAACTTAAACGTGAGCAAAACAGTGCTCTACTTTATAAAATCCCTGACAATCTCATAAAAAAAGAGGAAAAGAATGAGAATCCTTGGTAG
- a CDS encoding BatD family protein, protein MRILGSLILLSLWLFAGLKVYLQQNPIYLGEPAKLVIEATGDEIELPQLDKIGPYPVTATAKSESVVNIDGNLSVKKSEILTFYPNKNMTIPPITVKIDGEEVQSEPIELIVKKGSSDQNVVFTLQVDKKNVYVGEPLIADLMLKIKRNINIVDYSFVMPKLENFWVKQLKSSHNYLEEHGAYLIKHLKLLLIPQKSGDLVISPAIFKYAVPNHTVDTFGFSITAPVWKSVFSNEVRLHVKPLPQDVDLVGDFTMKVTVDKNRVKANEPVNLKIVIDGEGNIENFDGVDLDIPGVTVYKNKPIVKEKYTNGHLQAHFEQTFSLIANHSFIIDAINIPYFSLKEKKIKMLQSKPIKIEVEGGTIEHTKPSEPPSLESSHNIKKNVQQGWRFDWISFAIGLGAGVLLIVLGFFARVLLSKRGPKKLFGDRKELLKKLLPYVSKDKRAAAMAQALWEEIESGKKSSIKRKDVEKLLEDLV, encoded by the coding sequence ATGAGAATCCTTGGTAGTTTGATACTTTTAAGTCTTTGGCTTTTCGCAGGGCTCAAAGTCTACTTGCAGCAAAACCCTATTTATCTTGGAGAGCCTGCAAAGCTTGTGATTGAGGCGACAGGAGATGAGATAGAGCTTCCACAACTTGACAAAATCGGTCCCTATCCAGTCACTGCAACTGCAAAGTCGGAGAGTGTGGTTAATATAGATGGAAATTTGAGTGTGAAAAAGAGTGAGATTCTCACATTCTATCCCAATAAGAACATGACAATACCTCCAATTACTGTAAAAATTGACGGCGAGGAGGTACAATCTGAGCCCATCGAGCTTATTGTTAAAAAAGGTTCAAGTGATCAAAATGTAGTCTTTACATTGCAAGTAGACAAAAAAAATGTATATGTAGGCGAGCCCCTCATCGCTGATCTTATGCTTAAAATCAAGCGCAATATCAATATCGTCGACTACTCTTTTGTGATGCCAAAATTGGAAAATTTCTGGGTTAAACAGCTTAAAAGTTCACATAACTATCTTGAAGAGCATGGAGCATATCTCATCAAACATCTCAAGCTCCTCCTCATTCCACAAAAGAGCGGTGATCTCGTAATTTCTCCAGCCATTTTCAAATATGCTGTACCAAACCATACAGTGGATACCTTTGGTTTTTCGATTACAGCACCTGTGTGGAAGAGTGTCTTTTCAAATGAGGTGAGACTCCACGTAAAACCTCTTCCACAAGATGTAGATCTTGTGGGTGATTTTACGATGAAAGTTACAGTTGACAAAAATAGAGTCAAAGCCAATGAGCCAGTCAATCTCAAGATTGTTATTGATGGGGAAGGAAACATCGAGAATTTTGATGGAGTAGATCTTGATATTCCTGGTGTCACCGTCTATAAAAATAAGCCAATTGTTAAAGAAAAATATACAAATGGCCATCTGCAAGCGCACTTTGAGCAGACATTCTCCCTCATTGCAAACCACAGCTTCATAATTGATGCAATCAATATTCCCTACTTTAGTCTCAAAGAGAAAAAAATCAAAATGCTTCAAAGCAAGCCAATAAAAATCGAAGTAGAGGGTGGTACAATTGAGCATACGAAGCCATCAGAGCCTCCATCACTAGAAAGCTCTCACAATATAAAGAAAAATGTGCAACAGGGGTGGAGATTTGATTGGATAAGTTTTGCAATTGGTTTGGGAGCAGGAGTATTATTAATAGTTCTTGGCTTCTTTGCAAGAGTGCTCTTATCCAAAAGAGGTCCTAAAAAGCTCTTTGGAGATAGAAAAGAATTGCTTAAAAAACTCTTACCATATGTGAGCAAAGATAAACGTGCGGCAGCTATGGCGCAGGCTCTATGGGAAGAGATAGAGAGTGGCAAAAAAAGCAGTATCAAACGCAAGGATGTAGAGAAGCTCCTAGAGGATCTCGTGTAA
- a CDS encoding prephenate dehydrogenase: MQIGIVGLGLMGGSLALDLKRHNLGDIIVGYDRNEIHAAKAIELGLVDKLVDFDELKKSDVIFLAIPVEGIIKTLQELKDIAHKTTVIDLGSTKEKIVKSCPSQIRKNFIAAHPMTGTEYSGPQAAIEGLYQDKIVVLCNTEENDELHKKRAEKIFVTIGMHIVYMDAKEHDRHAAYISHLPHAISYALANAVLGQEDPKSILILAAGGFRDMSRLAKSSPAMWSDIFKQNKENLLTSIEDFKKELRHASTLIEEERWEELKKWMEKARKLHEIL, from the coding sequence ATGCAAATAGGGATTGTTGGACTAGGCTTGATGGGAGGCTCACTTGCGCTTGATCTTAAAAGACATAATCTAGGTGATATTATTGTAGGATATGATCGCAATGAGATCCATGCTGCAAAAGCTATCGAACTTGGACTTGTCGATAAACTTGTAGATTTTGATGAGCTCAAAAAGAGCGATGTGATCTTTCTTGCAATCCCCGTCGAAGGTATCATCAAAACCCTCCAAGAGCTCAAGGATATTGCACACAAAACAACAGTCATCGATCTTGGAAGCACCAAAGAAAAGATCGTCAAAAGCTGCCCTAGCCAGATTCGCAAAAACTTTATCGCAGCCCATCCTATGACGGGTACAGAATATTCTGGGCCACAAGCTGCCATCGAAGGACTCTACCAAGACAAAATTGTAGTGTTGTGTAATACCGAGGAGAATGACGAGCTACACAAGAAACGAGCTGAGAAGATCTTTGTAACTATTGGTATGCATATTGTCTATATGGATGCCAAGGAGCATGATAGACACGCAGCATACATCAGCCACCTCCCCCATGCGATTAGCTACGCCCTTGCCAATGCAGTGCTAGGACAAGAAGATCCCAAATCTATTCTCATTCTTGCAGCTGGCGGATTTCGAGATATGAGTAGGCTTGCAAAGAGTAGTCCAGCAATGTGGAGCGATATTTTCAAGCAGAACAAAGAGAATCTCCTCACCTCTATTGAGGATTTCAAAAAGGAGCTTCGCCACGCTTCAACGCTTATAGAAGAGGAGCGATGGGAGGAACTCAAAAAGTGGATGGAAAAAGCCCGCAAATTACACGAGATCCTCTAG
- the bamA gene encoding outer membrane protein assembly factor BamA, with product MKKRYLLLAALTLGLHAQTIQKIRFEGLMHLSPTIAKEMLGIHEGQELDMQKIDDALKKFYQQGYFKDIWVEEHNGELVFHFVEKPLISQIEVVGYLENKQEELSDILGIKKGDLFDEAAIQKAKARIIAYATKEGYFDTVVEVDEEKLSNGSVKLTFLVNKGEKVIIDDLTLCGTKAFDKDDIEDVIANRERNPYLGWMWGFNDGKLKLDQLPYDAARIKNLYMTKGYLDAEVTDPFLRVDFDIYKAKLLYHVKEGEQYKVAKVDVELLKPVAQKQNLLEDMRLEPGEIFNIEKMRKDMEKLRIKFQDMGYAYVRIVPDFKKDPKTHTVSIRYIVNPGQKVYIHDVIISGNQRTLDRVIRREIYLAPGDVYSYTDLKESKNALRRTGFFSDVKIEERRVSQDQIDLLVNVKEMPTGSIMVGGGYSSYEGFLINAAITDKNIFGSGIDGNFQVDLSGKSLRFNVGVTNPHLFDSDYSLGVNLYSTKFEYYDYTEERKGGSVTLGKKLTRHFYVSGTYAYERNELTDVTGNYDNFYFPEGTYTKSSFIPAVRFDNTDDYYVPRHGLAASASLEYAGIGGDEKFVKTYLKGAYYYGFEDLIDYDLILRIKARVGYVYDKGYLPVFEKFYLGGMSTLRGYQTASLSPKDSQDRLVGGKKMFSSSLEASIPFIKNSNMRLTFFLDYGGIGEDKFTEITRMGTGIALEWISPMGPLQLVFARPINDEKGDRTSSFEFSVGQRF from the coding sequence ATGAAAAAGAGATATCTCCTTCTTGCTGCTTTGACGCTTGGACTTCACGCACAAACAATTCAAAAGATTCGTTTTGAAGGACTCATGCACCTCTCTCCTACAATTGCCAAGGAGATGCTGGGTATTCACGAGGGGCAAGAGCTTGATATGCAAAAAATTGATGACGCTCTAAAAAAGTTTTATCAACAAGGCTACTTTAAAGATATCTGGGTAGAAGAGCATAATGGAGAGTTAGTCTTTCACTTTGTGGAAAAGCCTCTTATATCACAGATTGAGGTGGTGGGATATTTAGAGAATAAACAAGAGGAGCTTAGTGATATTCTTGGTATCAAAAAGGGTGATCTCTTTGATGAAGCAGCTATCCAAAAAGCAAAAGCACGCATTATTGCCTATGCTACAAAAGAGGGATATTTCGATACAGTTGTAGAGGTTGATGAGGAGAAACTCAGCAATGGGAGCGTGAAGCTTACATTTTTGGTCAATAAAGGTGAGAAGGTTATCATTGATGATTTGACCCTTTGCGGGACAAAAGCATTTGACAAAGATGATATTGAAGACGTGATCGCAAACAGAGAGCGCAATCCCTATCTAGGCTGGATGTGGGGCTTTAATGATGGCAAACTCAAGCTCGATCAACTCCCCTACGATGCTGCACGTATCAAAAACCTCTACATGACTAAAGGGTATCTTGATGCAGAAGTGACAGATCCATTTTTGCGCGTAGATTTTGATATCTACAAAGCAAAACTCCTCTATCACGTAAAAGAGGGAGAGCAGTATAAAGTAGCAAAAGTTGATGTAGAGCTTCTTAAGCCTGTGGCGCAAAAACAAAATCTCCTTGAGGATATGCGACTTGAGCCAGGCGAGATATTCAATATTGAAAAGATGCGCAAAGACATGGAGAAGCTTCGCATCAAGTTCCAGGATATGGGATATGCGTATGTGCGTATTGTCCCAGATTTCAAAAAAGATCCAAAAACCCACACTGTATCGATTCGCTATATTGTCAACCCTGGTCAAAAAGTCTATATCCATGATGTGATAATCTCTGGCAATCAAAGAACGCTTGATCGTGTTATTCGCCGTGAAATTTACCTAGCCCCTGGAGATGTATATAGCTATACAGACCTCAAAGAGTCCAAAAATGCGCTAAGACGTACAGGTTTTTTCTCTGATGTAAAAATTGAAGAGCGAAGAGTTTCTCAAGATCAGATTGACCTTTTGGTCAATGTCAAAGAGATGCCAACAGGAAGCATCATGGTGGGTGGGGGCTACAGCTCCTATGAGGGATTTTTGATCAATGCTGCAATTACTGATAAAAATATTTTTGGTAGCGGAATAGATGGGAATTTCCAGGTAGACTTATCGGGTAAATCCCTTCGCTTCAATGTGGGAGTAACAAACCCGCACCTCTTTGATAGTGACTATAGCTTGGGTGTGAATCTCTATAGCACCAAATTTGAATATTACGATTATACGGAAGAGCGCAAAGGTGGATCTGTAACGCTTGGCAAAAAACTCACACGCCATTTCTATGTTTCTGGTACATATGCATATGAACGCAACGAGCTTACAGATGTGACAGGAAATTATGATAACTTCTACTTTCCAGAGGGAACGTATACAAAAAGCTCCTTTATTCCTGCTGTAAGGTTTGATAATACTGATGATTACTATGTTCCTCGCCATGGGCTTGCAGCTTCAGCCTCCTTGGAATATGCAGGAATTGGTGGTGATGAGAAGTTTGTCAAAACTTACCTTAAAGGCGCATACTACTATGGTTTTGAAGATCTTATCGATTATGATCTGATTTTGCGCATCAAAGCTAGAGTAGGGTATGTCTATGATAAGGGATATCTGCCTGTTTTTGAAAAATTCTATCTGGGGGGTATGTCAACATTGCGGGGCTACCAAACAGCCTCACTCTCACCAAAAGACTCTCAAGACCGTCTCGTTGGTGGAAAGAAGATGTTCTCCTCTTCATTAGAAGCAAGCATTCCTTTTATAAAAAATTCTAATATGCGTCTGACATTTTTCCTTGATTACGGTGGAATAGGAGAGGATAAATTCACAGAAATCACACGTATGGGCACAGGTATAGCACTAGAGTGGATATCACCAATGGGGCCATTGCAACTCGTCTTTGCAAGGCCTATCAATGATGAAAAAGGCGATAGGACTTCTAGCTTTGAGTTTAGTGTAGGGCAGCGATTCTAA
- a CDS encoding Ppx/GppA phosphatase family protein, whose translation MAKRTAIIDIGSNSARMIILERTSRYGFYLLNETKSRVRISEGAYENGGNLQSHAMERAFNALREFLHIAHHYNTRKILCVATSAVRDAPNKHEFLHRIKKELGLNIKVIDGKTEALLGAIAASNLLPIEDGVTIDIGGGSTELALIQKRRVIDTVSLDLGTVRLKELFFDNDAPIKQALAFIHNELAKIPPHFTSKTAVGIGGTIRALSKAIMAKNKYPLDKVHGFAFSISDEKKFIDKLISAPVLKLKKFHIKKDRYDTIKEGTLIFREVLKTVGAKDVITSGAGVREGVFLKDLLRNSNYLFPHNFEPSVKSLLDRFCIDEKTQKCHYRLSKKLYEALYSIFDERKEYEKVLLIAAKLLNIGIKVEFYEHHKHSSYIVLNDLQYNLTHKEIVTIAALVRFHKRKLPNEGFVKTFRELLPHENILNWLSFILSLAETLNKDLTCPNIAVSFADKKLHIHTTEPLYLAKEEIKNLQKPAAFAILFD comes from the coding sequence ATGGCAAAACGCACAGCCATAATCGACATCGGTTCTAACTCAGCAAGAATGATAATTTTAGAAAGAACCAGTCGATATGGTTTCTACCTGCTCAATGAGACTAAAAGTCGCGTGCGCATAAGCGAAGGGGCATATGAAAATGGAGGCAATCTCCAAAGTCATGCAATGGAGCGCGCCTTCAATGCCTTACGAGAGTTTTTACATATTGCCCACCACTATAATACAAGAAAAATCCTCTGCGTAGCTACCTCAGCTGTAAGAGATGCTCCTAATAAACATGAATTCTTGCACCGTATCAAAAAAGAGCTTGGCCTTAATATCAAAGTGATTGATGGCAAAACTGAAGCACTCCTTGGCGCAATTGCCGCATCCAATCTCTTGCCTATAGAAGATGGCGTGACTATCGATATAGGCGGAGGTTCAACTGAACTAGCCCTCATCCAAAAACGAAGAGTAATAGATACTGTATCTTTGGATTTGGGGACAGTAAGACTCAAAGAGCTCTTTTTTGATAACGATGCACCAATTAAACAGGCACTAGCTTTCATCCACAATGAACTTGCAAAAATTCCTCCACATTTTACATCCAAGACTGCCGTAGGGATTGGTGGAACTATTCGCGCCCTCTCCAAAGCTATCATGGCAAAGAACAAATATCCTCTTGACAAAGTGCATGGCTTTGCGTTCAGTATAAGTGATGAGAAGAAATTTATCGATAAGCTCATTAGCGCACCAGTCTTAAAGCTCAAAAAGTTTCATATCAAGAAAGACCGCTACGATACAATCAAAGAGGGCACTCTCATCTTTCGAGAAGTTCTCAAAACAGTAGGTGCTAAAGATGTCATAACAAGTGGTGCTGGGGTACGCGAGGGAGTCTTTTTGAAAGATCTGTTGCGCAACAGTAACTACCTCTTTCCTCACAATTTTGAGCCAAGCGTCAAGTCACTTCTTGATAGGTTTTGCATCGATGAAAAGACGCAAAAGTGCCACTATCGCCTCAGCAAAAAGCTCTATGAAGCATTATATTCAATCTTTGATGAGAGAAAAGAGTATGAAAAGGTACTCTTAATAGCTGCAAAACTTCTCAATATCGGGATCAAAGTCGAGTTTTATGAGCACCATAAACACAGCAGCTACATTGTTCTCAATGACCTACAATACAATCTTACGCACAAAGAGATCGTCACAATCGCAGCCCTTGTGCGCTTTCATAAAAGAAAGCTTCCCAATGAGGGATTTGTGAAAACGTTTAGAGAGTTACTGCCTCACGAAAACATCCTCAATTGGTTAAGCTTTATCCTCTCTCTCGCTGAGACCCTTAACAAAGATCTCACATGTCCTAATATTGCAGTGAGCTTTGCAGATAAAAAGCTCCACATTCATACCACTGAGCCTCTTTATCTTGCCAAAGAGGAGATCAAAAATCTCCAAAAACCTGCTGCATTTGCGATTCTTTTTGATTAG
- a CDS encoding YfhL family 4Fe-4S dicluster ferredoxin, translated as MSLMITEDCIACDACREECPTQAIEEGDPIYIIDPDRCTECIGFYDEPACIAVCPVDCIVPDPDNVETIAELKFKYEQIANEED; from the coding sequence ATGTCTTTGATGATAACTGAAGATTGTATCGCTTGTGACGCTTGTAGAGAAGAGTGTCCAACACAAGCAATTGAAGAGGGGGATCCTATCTATATCATCGATCCAGATAGATGCACTGAATGTATCGGATTTTACGATGAGCCTGCTTGTATCGCAGTATGTCCAGTTGACTGCATAGTGCCAGATCCTGACAATGTAGAGACAATTGCAGAGCTTAAATTCAAATATGAACAAATAGCCAACGAAGAAGATTAA
- a CDS encoding HAMP domain-containing sensor histidine kinase translates to MLLFQSLKSKLLVRLTIASAILIVLFSTLLYGLIKQSLYEEIQNQLLKQAAFIATTATNHHVGERIDSFYLQKTLNISVQVIKKPLFIQEATFTEYAKDKHHYLVLFYPYDFKEQTYLEVKKDITPIYKILSKLYKTIIITNIIAFGFIIIYAVFISSYITKYISKITKKLSSMNENMLKPIKVKDLPEEFQPLGKSLNMLINRIQTFVKYQKELFIGIAHELKTPLAVMKLKNEVTLIKKRSPEEYIETIKLNIKTINEMNKMIENILKIGRQEGDQFEPPVKIDLIEYLKEKSKNYKLLARHENKDIITDFHPSHYITVIQPTLLNHIIQNFVQNAIKFTPPQGKILLRSYPITNGIKIEVLDEGPGINEKSDLFAPFKREGKQGGVGLGLFLAKSAADAMGVTISIKNRKDKKGAIATLFIPNQLVCPLC, encoded by the coding sequence TTGCTACTCTTCCAAAGCCTAAAATCTAAACTCCTTGTACGACTCACGATAGCTTCGGCTATCTTGATCGTACTCTTTTCTACACTCCTCTATGGACTTATCAAACAATCACTCTATGAAGAGATACAAAATCAGCTCCTAAAACAAGCTGCATTCATAGCAACCACCGCTACCAATCACCATGTTGGTGAAAGGATCGATAGCTTTTATTTGCAAAAAACCCTCAATATAAGTGTGCAAGTTATCAAAAAACCCCTCTTCATTCAAGAGGCTACGTTTACAGAGTATGCAAAAGATAAGCACCACTACCTTGTTCTCTTTTATCCCTACGATTTCAAAGAGCAGACCTATCTTGAGGTCAAAAAGGATATCACTCCTATCTATAAAATTTTGAGCAAACTCTATAAAACCATCATTATCACAAACATTATCGCTTTTGGATTTATCATTATCTATGCAGTTTTTATCTCCTCATATATTACGAAATATATAAGCAAAATCACCAAAAAGCTCTCATCCATGAATGAGAATATGCTTAAACCCATTAAAGTTAAAGATCTTCCTGAAGAGTTCCAGCCTCTTGGAAAATCGCTCAATATGCTCATAAACCGTATCCAGACATTTGTCAAATACCAAAAAGAGCTTTTCATCGGTATTGCACATGAGCTCAAAACTCCCCTCGCGGTTATGAAACTCAAAAATGAAGTAACACTTATTAAAAAGCGCTCTCCTGAGGAATACATAGAAACGATCAAGCTCAATATCAAAACGATTAATGAGATGAACAAGATGATAGAAAATATTCTCAAAATTGGTCGCCAAGAGGGAGATCAGTTTGAGCCACCCGTGAAGATTGACCTCATTGAGTATCTCAAAGAAAAGAGTAAAAACTATAAGCTTCTTGCGAGACATGAAAACAAAGATATCATTACCGATTTTCATCCATCTCACTACATTACTGTTATCCAGCCCACACTTCTTAATCATATCATCCAAAACTTTGTGCAAAATGCTATCAAATTTACCCCACCACAAGGCAAAATCTTACTGCGCAGCTACCCCATAACCAACGGGATCAAGATAGAGGTTTTGGATGAGGGTCCAGGTATCAATGAAAAGAGCGACCTCTTTGCTCCATTTAAACGTGAAGGAAAACAAGGAGGCGTAGGACTTGGACTATTCTTAGCCAAAAGTGCAGCAGATGCAATGGGAGTGACGATTTCAATAAAAAATCGCAAAGATAAAAAGGGTGCTATTGCGACTCTGTTTATCCCTAATCAACTTGTCTGCCCTCTTTGCTAG
- the hsrA gene encoding homeostatic response regulator transcription factor HsrA — protein MRVLIVEDEVTLSSTLAEGLKEHGYQSDIAENFNDAQYYLGIRNYDLILLDWMLPDNSGLELIPQAKDRSPKTVIIVLSARDDKESEIKALNAGADDYIKKPFDFDVLIARIGARFRVGTSSVIEIDDLVINPEEEKITYKGKEIELKGKPFEVLTHLARHKDQIVSKEQLLDAIWEEPELVTPNVIEVAINQIRQKLDKPLGIQTIETVRRKGYRFCYSSKA, from the coding sequence ATGAGAGTTCTCATAGTCGAAGATGAAGTCACTCTTAGCAGTACGCTTGCTGAAGGACTCAAAGAACACGGTTACCAAAGCGATATAGCTGAAAATTTCAACGACGCGCAATACTATCTGGGAATTAGAAATTACGATCTTATTTTACTTGACTGGATGCTTCCTGACAACAGTGGCCTCGAACTCATCCCGCAAGCAAAAGATCGTAGTCCAAAAACTGTCATAATTGTTCTTAGTGCTCGTGATGATAAAGAGAGTGAGATTAAAGCACTCAATGCAGGAGCAGATGACTATATTAAAAAACCTTTCGATTTTGATGTTCTCATAGCACGTATTGGCGCACGCTTTAGAGTAGGTACAAGCAGTGTGATCGAAATTGATGATCTTGTTATCAATCCAGAAGAGGAAAAAATCACATACAAAGGCAAAGAGATAGAACTCAAAGGTAAACCTTTTGAAGTACTCACACATCTAGCACGCCACAAAGATCAAATCGTTTCAAAAGAGCAACTTCTTGATGCCATTTGGGAAGAGCCTGAGCTTGTGACTCCAAACGTTATCGAAGTTGCAATCAACCAAATCAGACAAAAACTCGATAAGCCTCTCGGTATCCAAACTATTGAGACAGTACGCCGTAAAGGCTATAGATTTTGCTACTCTTCCAAAGCCTAA
- a CDS encoding dihydroneopterin aldolase gives MRCTLRLQELTFYAIIGILPHEREVPQKVVIDIEIEYEYNQNSFIDYANVAKIVQDHIKMQKFELVEEALTSTATLLHKKFPQILSLSLTFVKPQILPNVRPSITCNLNFS, from the coding sequence ATGAGATGTACTCTAAGGCTTCAAGAGCTCACTTTTTACGCAATTATTGGAATTTTGCCTCACGAGAGAGAAGTACCTCAAAAGGTGGTCATCGATATTGAAATAGAGTATGAATACAATCAAAATAGTTTCATCGACTATGCAAATGTTGCAAAAATTGTCCAAGATCATATAAAAATGCAAAAATTTGAGCTTGTTGAGGAAGCTCTTACTTCAACTGCCACACTTTTACATAAAAAATTTCCACAAATATTATCCCTTTCGCTCACATTTGTAAAACCGCAAATACTCCCTAATGTACGCCCTTCCATCACATGTAACCTTAACTTTTCATAA